The Pseudarthrobacter sulfonivorans genome includes a window with the following:
- the map gene encoding type I methionyl aminopeptidase — MIEILNHTELARAKVAGALVADILHTLKSRSTVGTNLLDIDRWAAAMIVEAGALSCYVDYEPSFGRGPFGHYICTAVNDAVLHGLPHDYALADGDLLTLDLAVSKNGVAADSAISFIVGASKPPESVAMISATERALAAGIAAAGPGARIGDISHAIGSVLSEAGYPINTEFGGHGIGSTMHQDPHIANTGRPGRGYQLRPGLLLALEPWVMADTAELITDADGWTLRSATGCRTAHSEHTIAITNDGAEILTLPTQAQP; from the coding sequence ATGATTGAGATCCTGAACCACACCGAATTGGCCCGAGCAAAAGTCGCCGGCGCCCTCGTCGCTGACATCTTGCACACACTGAAAAGCCGGAGCACGGTCGGCACAAACCTTCTCGACATCGACCGGTGGGCTGCGGCCATGATCGTCGAAGCTGGCGCGCTGTCCTGTTACGTCGACTACGAGCCATCGTTCGGCCGCGGGCCATTCGGCCACTACATCTGCACGGCCGTCAACGACGCCGTGCTCCACGGGCTGCCCCACGACTACGCACTTGCCGACGGCGACCTGCTGACACTCGACCTCGCCGTCTCCAAAAACGGAGTCGCTGCAGACTCTGCCATCAGCTTCATCGTGGGCGCCTCCAAGCCCCCGGAGAGCGTCGCCATGATCAGCGCGACCGAGCGGGCATTGGCCGCAGGAATAGCTGCTGCCGGACCCGGGGCCCGCATCGGCGATATCTCGCATGCCATCGGCTCCGTCCTCAGCGAGGCGGGGTACCCGATCAACACCGAATTCGGCGGTCATGGCATCGGGTCAACGATGCATCAGGACCCGCACATAGCGAACACCGGACGGCCAGGCCGCGGATACCAGCTGCGCCCCGGGTTGCTGCTCGCGCTTGAGCCATGGGTCATGGCCGACACCGCGGAACTCATCACCGACGCCGACGGGTGGACGCTCCGAAGTGCGACCGGCTGCCGGACAGCACACAGCGAGCACACCATCGCCATCACCAACGACGGAGCCGAAATCCTCACCTTGCCGACGCAGGCGCAACCCTGA
- a CDS encoding YchJ family protein produces MTENPITAAPCVCLSGEAYTDCCGRFHNGGAEAATAEQLMRSRYSAFVLLDVEYLRKTWHPDTAPSDLELDPAMEWRRLDILSTSRGGPLDSEGTVEFKAHYRHDGERRVHHETSRFVRENRRWYYVDAVMLA; encoded by the coding sequence ATGACCGAGAATCCGATCACCGCCGCCCCGTGCGTTTGCCTGTCCGGCGAGGCTTACACGGACTGCTGCGGGCGCTTCCACAATGGCGGGGCCGAAGCGGCCACGGCGGAGCAGCTGATGCGCTCCCGCTACAGCGCGTTTGTCCTGCTGGACGTCGAATACCTCCGGAAAACCTGGCACCCGGATACCGCGCCTTCGGATCTGGAGCTGGACCCGGCCATGGAGTGGCGCCGTCTGGACATTCTGTCCACGAGCCGCGGCGGCCCGCTGGACTCTGAGGGCACCGTGGAGTTCAAAGCCCACTACCGGCACGACGGCGAACGCAGAGTCCACCACGAAACGAGCCGTTTTGTCCGCGAGAACCGCCGCTGGTACTACGTCGACGCCGTAATGCTCGCCTAA
- a CDS encoding DUF3375 family protein, producing the protein MPRSARSSADAISARLRDLELLTKGPAWALTRSAPWVIAVLQASFTRTRPQLPLEEFHADVDSFLEQLRRQEPGPGGAAIGTSSGRNYADEWTRKHFLTRRNQSGQIVYEVTEPAARVLAFLDSLSSERSTLNGSRLGTLLGDVEKLANETNPDQSARLESLEDEIGERQQLIQDISSGDFDGLLDDDEAVEAAGNILDLAASLPADYKKMRDRIEELVGELRNQIIEESLSKGATMAQVLDADKRLRQSPEGRTFRSFTAFLEDPQQQLRFRSAIGEVLSRQFADDLSPEDRETLKNLVAELRHQHSQIQRIYGKLSESLNTYVQSDDFRQSVRLRKVLREAEQAIRSLPYERERPGLVRGPVLFNAGFESLAMVKLYDPDEFAVPPKLADPIAFSDSDRVRSPRTGKARPDAIRAAVAGASTLAEAWGQLPPEEQHINSIRALLSHALQDGAAFDREAWDGLDYEQIDGTTRTAYLPVVTLKKD; encoded by the coding sequence GTGCCCCGCTCCGCCAGGTCATCCGCTGACGCGATCAGTGCCCGGCTCCGGGACCTCGAACTCCTCACGAAGGGACCCGCCTGGGCCCTGACGCGCTCGGCGCCCTGGGTGATCGCGGTGCTGCAGGCATCCTTTACCCGCACCCGTCCGCAGCTTCCGCTCGAGGAGTTCCACGCCGACGTCGACTCCTTCCTTGAGCAGCTCCGGCGCCAGGAACCCGGGCCGGGTGGTGCCGCCATCGGCACGTCGTCCGGAAGGAACTATGCGGACGAGTGGACGCGCAAGCATTTCCTGACCCGCCGCAACCAGTCGGGGCAGATCGTTTACGAGGTGACCGAGCCGGCCGCCCGCGTGCTTGCATTCCTGGACAGCCTCTCCAGCGAGCGGTCCACGCTGAACGGCTCCCGGCTGGGTACCCTGCTGGGAGACGTGGAGAAGCTGGCCAATGAGACCAATCCGGACCAGAGTGCCCGGCTGGAATCCCTTGAGGACGAGATCGGGGAACGGCAGCAGCTGATCCAGGACATCAGCTCCGGCGACTTTGACGGCCTGCTGGACGACGACGAAGCGGTGGAAGCCGCCGGGAACATCCTGGACCTCGCCGCCAGCCTGCCCGCCGACTACAAAAAGATGCGCGACCGCATCGAGGAACTGGTGGGCGAGCTGCGCAACCAGATCATCGAGGAGTCGCTGAGCAAAGGCGCCACCATGGCGCAGGTGCTCGACGCGGACAAGCGGCTGCGGCAGAGCCCCGAGGGCAGGACCTTCCGCTCCTTCACCGCATTCCTCGAAGACCCGCAGCAGCAGCTCCGGTTCCGGTCGGCCATCGGTGAGGTCCTCAGCCGGCAGTTCGCCGACGACCTTTCGCCGGAGGACCGCGAGACGCTCAAGAACCTGGTGGCCGAGCTCCGCCACCAGCACAGCCAGATCCAGCGGATCTACGGCAAGCTCAGCGAAAGCCTGAACACCTACGTCCAGAGCGACGACTTCCGCCAGTCCGTCCGTCTCCGGAAGGTGCTGCGCGAGGCCGAGCAGGCCATCAGGTCCCTGCCGTATGAACGCGAACGGCCGGGCCTGGTCCGCGGTCCGGTGCTGTTCAACGCCGGGTTCGAATCGCTGGCCATGGTCAAGCTCTACGACCCGGACGAGTTCGCCGTTCCGCCCAAGCTGGCTGACCCCATCGCCTTCAGCGACTCAGACCGGGTGCGCTCGCCGAGGACGGGCAAAGCACGTCCCGACGCCATCCGGGCCGCCGTGGCCGGCGCGTCCACCCTGGCCGAGGCCTGGGGGCAGCTGCCGCCGGAGGAACAGCACATCAACTCCATCCGCGCACTCCTCTCGCACGCCCTCCAGGATGGCGCGGCCTTT
- a CDS encoding aldo/keto reductase, with protein MSLSELRMFGRSGTPISPLTLGTMNFGEGPGGAAGGAQAGGAPTGADESIRIIQAALDSGITAVDTADVYSQGESEQVVGRALRGRRDDVFLATKFHGQMSANPAHSGNSRRWIMQAVEGSLRRLQTDRIDLYQAHRPDYNTDVLETITALNDLIRQGKILYYGTSVFTPAQLVEAQWLATTNHLIPPVANQVPYSMLVRGNERDVLPIAQQYGLGVLAYGPLAGGWLTGEFVLDAGKPPTRVHSLPGRYDISGPSSERKLLAADALARLADKLEISLVELSIGFALNHPAVSSVIIGPRTEDHLKAYLKAADTLLGESVLDAIDELVPPGTNFVERDAGAIVPSLEYAELRRR; from the coding sequence ATGAGCCTCAGCGAACTTCGTATGTTCGGGCGGTCCGGCACGCCCATCAGCCCGCTCACACTGGGCACCATGAACTTTGGCGAAGGGCCGGGCGGCGCAGCCGGCGGCGCCCAGGCAGGCGGCGCCCCCACCGGTGCGGATGAAAGCATCCGCATCATCCAGGCCGCCCTCGACTCCGGCATCACCGCGGTGGACACCGCCGACGTGTACTCCCAGGGTGAGTCCGAACAGGTGGTGGGCCGGGCGCTCCGCGGCCGCCGCGACGACGTCTTCCTGGCCACCAAGTTCCACGGCCAGATGAGCGCCAACCCGGCCCACTCGGGGAACTCCCGGCGCTGGATCATGCAGGCGGTGGAGGGCAGCCTCCGGCGGCTGCAGACGGACCGGATCGATCTGTACCAGGCGCACCGGCCGGACTACAACACCGACGTGCTCGAGACCATCACCGCCCTGAACGACCTCATCCGGCAGGGAAAGATCCTCTACTACGGCACCTCGGTGTTCACCCCGGCGCAGCTCGTGGAGGCCCAGTGGCTGGCCACCACCAACCACCTGATCCCGCCCGTAGCCAACCAGGTCCCGTATTCGATGCTGGTCCGCGGCAACGAACGCGATGTCCTGCCCATTGCGCAGCAGTACGGCCTGGGTGTACTCGCCTACGGTCCGCTGGCCGGGGGCTGGTTGACCGGCGAGTTTGTTCTCGATGCCGGCAAACCGCCAACCCGAGTCCATTCACTTCCGGGACGCTACGACATTTCCGGGCCGTCCAGCGAGCGGAAGCTGCTGGCTGCGGACGCGCTGGCCCGGCTGGCCGACAAGCTGGAAATCTCGCTCGTGGAACTGTCCATCGGGTTCGCGCTGAACCACCCCGCCGTCAGCAGTGTGATCATCGGCCCGCGCACCGAGGACCATCTCAAGGCCTATCTCAAGGCCGCGGACACCCTCCTGGGCGAGTCCGTGCTGGATGCGATCGACGAACTGGTGCCGCCCGGGACCAACTTCGTGGAGCGCGACGCCGGGGCGATAGTGCCGTCCCTGGAGTACGCGGAACTCCGCCGCCGCTGA
- a CDS encoding helix-turn-helix transcriptional regulator, translating to MVRMPLTSAEVERGQRLGALLRRARGERSMLVTALEAGVSPETLRKIESGRVATPAFPTIAAIADVVGLSLDAVWVEINQPERGVEPTGSGRNARERLAS from the coding sequence ATGGTCAGAATGCCGCTCACATCCGCTGAAGTCGAACGAGGACAGCGCCTCGGTGCCCTGCTGCGTCGCGCCAGGGGAGAACGCTCGATGCTCGTGACCGCGCTCGAGGCAGGGGTCTCACCGGAGACCCTCCGGAAAATCGAATCGGGCCGCGTAGCCACCCCTGCCTTCCCCACCATCGCAGCGATCGCCGACGTCGTTGGCCTCTCCCTCGATGCGGTGTGGGTCGAGATCAATCAGCCCGAACGTGGTGTAGAACCGACCGGCTCCGGACGCAACGCCCGTGAGCGGTTGGCCTCGTAA
- a CDS encoding aldo/keto reductase family protein, which translates to MEFRYLGNSGLKVSEITFGNWLTHGSQVENDVATQCVRAALDTGISTFDTADVYANTAAETVLGEALKGERRESLEIFTKVYGPTGPKGKNDVGLSRKHIMDSINGSLSRLQTDYVDLYQAHRYDFETPLEETMQAFADIVRQGKALYIGVSEWTADQLRDGHALSKELGFQLISNQPQYSMLWRVIEAEVVPASEELGVSQIVWSPMAQGVLSGKYLPGQPAPAGSRATDDKGGARMIERWMRDDVLAGVQDLKPIAAEAGLSMPQLAVAWVLQNPNVASAIVGASRPEQLADTVAAAGVTLEPQTMKKIDHAIGPLAERDPAQTKSPATREA; encoded by the coding sequence ATGGAATTCAGATACCTCGGAAACAGCGGCCTCAAAGTCTCGGAAATCACGTTCGGCAACTGGCTGACGCACGGCTCGCAGGTGGAGAACGACGTCGCCACCCAGTGCGTACGCGCAGCGCTCGACACCGGCATCAGCACGTTCGACACGGCGGATGTCTACGCGAACACCGCCGCGGAAACCGTCCTCGGCGAGGCACTGAAGGGCGAACGCCGCGAGTCACTGGAAATCTTCACCAAGGTCTACGGCCCCACCGGCCCCAAGGGCAAAAACGATGTTGGCCTGTCCCGCAAGCACATCATGGACTCGATCAACGGCTCACTCAGCCGGCTCCAGACGGACTACGTGGACCTCTACCAGGCCCACCGATACGACTTCGAGACGCCGCTGGAAGAAACCATGCAGGCGTTTGCGGACATTGTCCGCCAGGGCAAGGCGCTGTACATCGGCGTCAGCGAATGGACCGCAGACCAGCTCCGCGACGGCCACGCGCTGTCCAAGGAACTGGGTTTCCAGCTGATCTCCAACCAGCCCCAGTACTCCATGCTGTGGCGGGTCATCGAAGCCGAGGTTGTGCCGGCGTCGGAAGAACTGGGTGTGTCCCAGATTGTCTGGTCCCCCATGGCGCAGGGCGTGCTGAGCGGCAAGTACCTGCCCGGCCAGCCAGCACCCGCGGGCAGTCGCGCCACGGATGACAAGGGCGGCGCCAGGATGATCGAGCGCTGGATGCGTGACGACGTCCTCGCCGGTGTCCAGGACCTCAAACCGATCGCCGCGGAAGCCGGGCTCTCCATGCCCCAACTCGCGGTTGCCTGGGTGCTGCAGAACCCGAACGTTGCCTCCGCCATCGTCGGGGCGTCGCGCCCTGAGCAGCTCGCAGACACCGTGGCCGCCGCGGGTGTGACGCTGGAGCCGCAGACCATGAAGAAGATCGACCACGCCATCGGCCCGCTCGCGGAACGCGATCCGGCGCAGACCAAGTCCCCCGCCACGCGCGAAGCGTAG
- a CDS encoding acyl-CoA dehydrogenase family protein, whose product MSFATDSPATNPPATEVPATDAPDAEVPVAAANIGPEATAADARALAEASRELDWDRPSFAKGLYLGNFDLSLIHPWPKANADDVERGEAFMERLTAYARTMSGRVIEREARIPDEYLQGLAGLGVFGMKIPQEYGGLGLSLVYYGRALALLGSVHPSIGALISAHQSIGVPEPVKVFGTPDQKREYLPRCAGGAITAFLLTEPDVGSDPARMGSTAVPTDDGGSYVLDGVKLWTTNGVIAELVVVMAVVPAHTDADGTEHKGGISAFVVEMDSPGITVENRNTFMGLRGIENGVTRFHQVRVPAANRLGREGQGLKIALTTLNTGRLSLPALCVASGRWSLKIAREWSNARTQWGQPVGKHEAVGKKIAFIAASAFALDAVFELSAELADAGQKDVRIEAALAKLWSSEISYRIADELVQIRGGRGFETAESLEARGERAVPAEQQLRDLRINRIFEGSSEIMKLLIAREAVDAHLAAAGDLASVDASLQDKARAAVGASGFYARWLPKLVAGAGMDPRSYSDFGRLAKQLRFVERSSRRLARQTFYGMGRWQAKLEYKQAFLGRVVDIGAELFAMAACCSRAEMILRTTPERAASAYELAEAYCEQARVRIDEYFDQLWRNTDDGDHILSRKVLAGDYTWLEAGVLDQSEGTGPWIADATPGASSKENLHRKYR is encoded by the coding sequence ATGAGCTTCGCCACTGACAGTCCCGCCACGAACCCACCTGCCACCGAAGTTCCTGCCACGGATGCCCCGGACGCCGAAGTCCCCGTCGCCGCGGCCAATATCGGGCCCGAAGCCACCGCGGCGGACGCCCGGGCACTTGCTGAAGCCTCCCGCGAACTCGACTGGGACCGGCCCAGCTTCGCCAAGGGACTCTACCTGGGGAATTTCGACCTCAGCCTCATCCACCCCTGGCCGAAAGCGAACGCCGATGACGTGGAACGCGGTGAGGCCTTCATGGAGCGCCTCACCGCGTACGCCCGCACCATGTCCGGGCGCGTGATCGAACGCGAGGCCCGGATCCCGGACGAGTACCTCCAGGGCCTGGCGGGCCTGGGCGTCTTTGGCATGAAAATCCCGCAGGAGTACGGCGGACTCGGCTTGTCCCTGGTCTACTACGGCCGGGCCCTGGCGCTGCTCGGCAGCGTCCACCCGAGCATTGGCGCCCTGATCTCCGCGCACCAGTCCATCGGCGTCCCCGAGCCCGTGAAGGTCTTTGGCACGCCGGACCAGAAACGCGAGTACCTGCCGCGCTGCGCCGGCGGTGCCATCACGGCTTTCCTCCTGACGGAACCGGACGTGGGCAGCGATCCCGCCCGGATGGGCAGCACCGCCGTTCCCACGGACGACGGCGGGAGTTACGTCCTGGACGGCGTGAAACTTTGGACCACCAACGGTGTGATCGCCGAGCTCGTGGTGGTGATGGCCGTGGTGCCGGCCCACACCGATGCGGACGGCACCGAACATAAGGGCGGCATCAGCGCCTTTGTGGTGGAAATGGACTCCCCCGGCATCACCGTGGAGAACCGCAACACGTTTATGGGGCTGCGTGGGATCGAAAACGGCGTCACCCGCTTCCACCAGGTGCGGGTGCCTGCGGCAAACAGGCTGGGCCGCGAGGGCCAGGGCCTGAAGATCGCCCTCACCACGCTGAACACGGGCCGGCTTTCCCTGCCGGCGTTGTGCGTCGCGTCCGGCCGCTGGAGCCTGAAGATCGCCCGGGAATGGTCCAACGCCCGCACCCAGTGGGGCCAGCCGGTGGGGAAGCACGAGGCCGTGGGCAAGAAGATCGCCTTTATCGCCGCGTCCGCCTTCGCCCTGGACGCCGTCTTCGAACTGTCCGCGGAACTCGCCGACGCCGGGCAGAAGGACGTGCGGATCGAGGCTGCCCTGGCCAAGCTGTGGTCCTCCGAGATCAGCTACCGGATCGCCGACGAACTGGTCCAGATCCGCGGCGGCCGTGGCTTCGAGACGGCGGAGTCCTTGGAAGCCCGGGGAGAACGCGCGGTTCCGGCCGAGCAGCAGCTGCGCGACCTCCGGATCAACCGGATCTTCGAGGGCTCCTCGGAGATCATGAAACTCCTCATCGCCCGGGAAGCCGTGGACGCCCACCTGGCCGCCGCGGGCGACCTTGCGTCCGTGGACGCGAGCCTCCAGGACAAAGCGAGGGCCGCCGTCGGGGCTTCAGGTTTTTATGCCCGCTGGCTGCCCAAACTGGTGGCCGGCGCCGGAATGGACCCCCGGTCCTACAGCGATTTCGGCAGGCTGGCCAAGCAGCTGCGCTTCGTGGAGCGGTCCTCGCGCCGGCTGGCCCGCCAGACGTTCTACGGCATGGGGCGCTGGCAGGCGAAGCTGGAGTACAAGCAGGCGTTCCTGGGCCGGGTGGTGGACATCGGCGCCGAGCTGTTCGCCATGGCCGCATGCTGTTCCCGGGCCGAAATGATCCTTCGCACCACGCCGGAACGTGCCGCCAGCGCCTACGAACTGGCAGAGGCATATTGCGAGCAGGCCCGCGTCCGGATTGACGAGTACTTTGACCAGCTGTGGCGGAACACGGACGACGGCGACCACATCCTCTCGCGCAAGGTCCTGGCCGGGGATTACACCTGGCTTGAGGCGGGCGTACTGGATCAGTCGGAGGGCACCGGCCCGTGGATCGCCGATGCGACGCCGGGGGCATCCAGCAAGGAGAACCTGCACCGGAAGTACCGCTAG
- a CDS encoding RNA-binding S4 domain-containing protein: protein MTSLPSSPASVRIDAWLWAIRAYKTRSAATASCRAGHVRLNGSPAKASATLVTGDTVTVRMSGFERTLEVRRLIAKRVGAEAASHCFTDHTPPRPVAPALGLPQRDRGAGRPTKKDRREMERLKGS, encoded by the coding sequence ATGACCAGTCTTCCGTCCTCCCCCGCCAGCGTCCGCATTGATGCCTGGCTGTGGGCGATCCGCGCCTACAAGACACGCTCTGCCGCCACCGCTTCCTGCCGCGCCGGGCACGTGCGGCTGAATGGAAGTCCGGCCAAAGCTTCGGCCACTCTGGTCACGGGCGACACCGTCACGGTTCGGATGTCCGGCTTCGAACGGACACTCGAGGTCCGCCGCCTGATCGCCAAACGCGTGGGCGCAGAGGCCGCTTCGCACTGCTTCACCGACCACACACCGCCGCGACCGGTAGCACCGGCCTTGGGTCTCCCGCAGCGGGACCGTGGTGCCGGGCGTCCTACCAAGAAGGACCGACGCGAGATGGAACGGCTTAAGGGCTCCTAG
- a CDS encoding uracil-DNA glycosylase, with amino-acid sequence MTIDWDEKKALLQEPNIAAVTQLCDELMEKKPGSVVPYIDPVHDEDECRIVSLHVSPGKGTESGFVSHFNDDEAARRATQIYELAELDARYVMPWNAYPWVRDPELPSALNVQEKTDGLRPFRQFLKINRRVSAVIAHGTDASTFLTLFEKTYHSSLKNSGIKIYKASALGGRAFAVSEAKQEDLLTKSVDVYKDAMQRAGIQHL; translated from the coding sequence GTGACGATTGACTGGGACGAAAAAAAGGCCCTGCTACAGGAACCAAACATCGCGGCGGTAACGCAGCTCTGCGATGAACTGATGGAAAAGAAGCCAGGGTCCGTCGTCCCCTACATCGACCCCGTGCACGACGAGGACGAATGCCGGATCGTCAGCCTCCACGTCAGTCCGGGCAAGGGCACCGAATCCGGCTTCGTCTCCCATTTCAACGATGACGAAGCCGCCCGCCGGGCCACCCAGATTTACGAACTTGCCGAGCTTGATGCGCGCTATGTGATGCCGTGGAATGCGTACCCGTGGGTGCGGGATCCGGAGCTTCCATCGGCGCTGAACGTCCAGGAGAAGACTGACGGCCTGCGGCCCTTCCGGCAGTTCCTGAAGATCAACCGCCGTGTCTCCGCAGTCATCGCCCACGGCACGGACGCTTCCACGTTCCTCACCCTCTTCGAGAAGACCTACCATTCTTCCCTGAAGAACAGCGGCATCAAGATCTACAAGGCCAGCGCGCTCGGCGGGCGGGCCTTTGCTGTTTCCGAAGCAAAACAGGAGGATCTCCTCACCAAAAGCGTGGACGTCTACAAGGACGCCATGCAGCGGGCAGGCATCCAGCACCTCTAG
- a CDS encoding PepSY domain-containing protein, with translation MREKAVLITGLAAAAVILGGATVAVAASTRTSGDQPLSKIGVNVDRSVPVSTVPGPERDDDSNLAPLNTADHDQAANAALARVGQGSVIEVERENDGNVAYEVEVRLDNGSQVEVGLGADFAVLNQAAPEFDDD, from the coding sequence ATGCGTGAAAAAGCTGTACTGATCACCGGCCTGGCGGCTGCGGCAGTCATTCTGGGTGGCGCGACAGTGGCGGTCGCCGCGAGTACGCGGACCAGCGGAGATCAGCCCTTGAGCAAGATCGGGGTCAACGTCGACCGGTCAGTGCCGGTGTCCACCGTCCCGGGGCCCGAGCGGGACGACGATTCCAATCTGGCACCACTTAACACTGCGGACCATGACCAGGCCGCGAACGCCGCATTGGCCAGGGTGGGCCAGGGCAGTGTCATCGAGGTGGAACGGGAAAATGACGGGAACGTCGCGTACGAGGTTGAAGTCAGGCTGGACAACGGTTCCCAGGTTGAAGTGGGGCTCGGCGCCGACTTCGCGGTCCTGAACCAGGCCGCCCCGGAGTTCGACGACGATTAA